From the Grus americana isolate bGruAme1 unplaced genomic scaffold, bGruAme1.mat scaffold_284, whole genome shotgun sequence genome, one window contains:
- the LOC129200549 gene encoding stearoyl-CoA desaturase-like isoform X1 — protein sequence MPAHLLQEEEFSSASSTTVGTVTSRVTRNGDAVTEKDFLNHEELAGDRGMIDDIFDETYREKEGPKPPMRYVWRNIILMSLLHLGAVFGLMLIPSAKIQTLAWGKHLPPFVSWHLQAPYGSRWYFCFPPGPHTRGGERRK from the coding sequence GAGTTCTCCTCCGCTTCCAGCACCACCGTCGGCACCGTCACCTCCCGGGTGACCAGGAATGGAGATGCCGTCACGGAGAAGGACTTCCTCAATCAcgaggagctggcaggagacCGGGGCATGATAGACGATATCTTTGATGAGACCTACCGGGAGAAAGAGGGCCCCAAGCCCCCCATGCGATACGTCTGGAGGAATATCATCCTCATGAGCCTGCTGCATCTAGGGGCCGTATTCGGGTTGATGCTGATACCTTCTGCAAAGATCCAGACGCTGGCATGGGGTAAGCACCTTCCTCCATTTGTTTCTTGGCATCTGCAAGCCCCTTATGGGTCGAggtggtatttttgttttcctccaggCCCACACACTcggggaggagaaagaaggaagtaG
- the LOC129200549 gene encoding stearoyl-CoA desaturase-like isoform X2, translating to MPAHLLQEEEFSSASSTTVGTVTSRVTRNGDAVTEKDFLNHEELAGDRGMIDDIFDETYREKEGPKPPMRYVWRNIILMSLLHLGAVFGLMLIPSAKIQTLAWG from the exons GAGTTCTCCTCCGCTTCCAGCACCACCGTCGGCACCGTCACCTCCCGGGTGACCAGGAATGGAGATGCCGTCACGGAGAAGGACTTCCTCAATCAcgaggagctggcaggagacCGGGGCATGATAGACGATATCTTTGATGAGACCTACCGGGAGAAAGAGGGCCCCAAGCCCCCCATGCGATACGTCTGGAGGAATATCATCCTCATGAGCCTGCTGCATCTAGGGGCCGTATTCGGGTTGATGCTGATACCTTCTGCAAAGATCCAGACGCTGGCATGGG gcTGA